AACGACGTTGAATCATGTATTAACCGTCAAGGTAAACTTATTGGTCTAGACGATTCAGATGAAGTGGATGTAGCTCAAGTCATTCACTGTGACGGTTTATTGCTATGCATCACTAAGGACTACAATAAGCTCATGGTTTGGAACCCGTATTTGGGGCAAACCCGATGGATTAAGGTTTGGAACCCGTATTGGGAGCAAACCCCGCCGTGGAACAAGTACGTACATACCTTCAACGGATTTGACTTGTATTCGTATGCTCTCGGATACGACAAGAGCatcaaatccttcaaaatcttgatatttattgattattatGCTTATCCAACTTATACTTTTGTTGAGTACAAAATCTACGACTTCAACTCTGATTCATGGAGGGTTCTCGACGTTACTCCAGACTGGACTATACATTATTATGACCATGGCATCTCTCTCAAGGGAAATACGTATTGGTTTGCAAGACAGAAGAAGCTTTTAGGAGATGTTGCTTTCTTAATCTCTTTTGATTTCACAAGCGAGAGATTTGGACCGCGTTTGCCTGTACCGTTCGAGTTCGAGTGGTATTGGGAAGCTATTGTGAGTCTATGTAGTGTCAGAGAGGAGCAGCTTGCGGTTTTATTTCAGCGCTGGGACACAAAAATGTTGGAGATATGGATAACTACTAAAATTGAGCCTGATGCCGTGTCTTGGAACAGCAAAGTCTTCTTAGCAGTGAATATGAGACCACTCATGAACTTTGGCTTTCagtttttgcttacacatgtAAGTTTTttcattgacgaggagaagCGGATCTCGGTGAATCTGCGGACAAAAATTGTTACCCTCTCgtgtgctcttatgttccaagttcaGTGCAACTTGATTAGTCCATTTTTACAAATACATATAGAGTCTATTTCTTGCGTATttgcttgtttattttctcTGTTGTCATGTTCTTCGATCGAGATTATCAATCAAATTGAAACCATGCAATGAAGAAAgaataatatttgaaacaaaaccatgcatatgaaagaaaaaaagaactagTAAAGTTAAATTCTAGAAACAATCAAGGCCTAACTCACTCCCAAAAGCTAGAGGAATGCCTCACACGAGGACTACATTTGAAGcatgaagctctgataccattttATCAATGGACCTAACTCACTCCCAAAATCTAGTTCAAGGGAGAAAGATTGCctcacactatatatattgcccaAGGAATTTATGTTTTCTCGATGTGGGACTCTAACAGAAGTAAAATTTTCAAGGCATAACTTGTATATACGGTTcgcattaaaaaacaaaaaaaatgagaagagaGACTAATGGGATATCATATAATCATATCCCATCTGATAAGGAAATCAAATCATGTAATTGCCTTTACTATTTCATAGGTGATTGATATATCATATCTCTTTGTATTTAAGTAGGAAGATACGCTCTCTTGTATAAAGTCTCTGTAAAAGGTTCTTCGTAATATACAGAAAACACTTCTCTTCATCCTCGTGTTCTCACTCTGATCTTACANNNNNNNNNNNNNNNNNNNNNNNNNNNNNNNNNNNNNNNNNNNNNNNNNNNNNNNNNNNNNNNNNNNNNNNNNNNNNNNNNNNNNNNNNNNNNNNNNNNNNNNNNNNNNNNNNNNNNNNNNNNNNNNNNNNNNNNNNNNNNNNNNNNNNNNNNNNNNNNNNNNNNNNNNNNNNNNNNNNNNNNNNNNNNNNNNNNNNNNNNNNNNNNNNNNNNNNNNNNNNNNNNNNNNNNNNNNNNNNNNNNNNNNNNNNNNNNNNNNNNNNNNNNNNNNNNNNNNNNNNNNNNNNNNNNNNNNNNNNNNNNNNNNNNNNNNNNNNNNNNNNNNNNNNNNNNNNNNNNNNNNNNNNNNNNNNNNNNNNNNNNNNNNNNNNNNNNNNNNNNNNNNNNNNNNNNNNNNNNNNNNNNNNNNNNNNNNNNNNNNNNNNNNNNNNNNNNNaacttaaactaaaaaaaaaaaaaaagacaaaacaaagaaacaaacaaacgaaGATGACAACCGAAGGTACAAACTCGAATGGTGCTGCAACAACGACTCTGACAACGGAGGTGAGAAGAACAATCTCACCTTATGATTTGACCTCTGCCGACAATCCGGGTACAATGATC
The Camelina sativa cultivar DH55 chromosome 15, Cs, whole genome shotgun sequence DNA segment above includes these coding regions:
- the LOC104748539 gene encoding putative F-box protein At3g23420, with the protein product MTKMMSNLSRDLAEEVLSRVPVTSLRRVRSTCKKWNTISKNHFFKKKHLGRQAKLATKEREFMVVMIMDLRVYLMSVNLHNDVESCINRQGKLIGLDDSDEVDVAQVIHCDGLLLCITKDYNKLMVWNPYLGQTRWIKYVHTFNGFDLYSYALGYDKSIKSFKILIFIDYYAYPTYTFVEYKIYDFNSDSWRVLDVTPDWTIHYYDHGISLKGNTYWFARQKKLLGDVAFLISFDFTSERFGPRLPVPFEFEWYWEAIVSLCSVREEQLAVLFQRWDTKMLEIWITTKIEPDAVSWNSKVFLAVNMRPLMNFGFQFLLTHVSFFIDEEKRISFSAT